One Desertifilum tharense IPPAS B-1220 genomic window carries:
- a CDS encoding glycosyltransferase, translating to MSDLKYALVHEWLTPEATGGSELVVQEILQTLEADLYALIDFESINPESYLYQRQIGTTFLQNFPLARRGVQKYLPLLPLAIEQLDLRQYDVILSSSHAVAKGVITSPHQLHICYCHTPMRYAWDLTFDYLQGSKAGKGLPGILTRYLLHRLRQWDVISANRVDYFIANSQHTAKRIWRCYRRPAEVIYPPVNLDRFPLHPEKQDFYLTVSRLVSYKQIEVIVEAFNQLGQDLVIIGSGPDFSRLQQLAKPNIKLLGSQPNAVVEEYMAKAKGFVYAACEDFGIALVEAQACGTPIIAYGGGGALETVKDIYRFPQEGTGLFFGKQTPQDLVEAVKRFEQVQNQFNPQKVRSHAEHFSPQAFRQRYRAFIEHCQQAFSPPTQ from the coding sequence ATGTCCGATCTCAAGTATGCTTTAGTTCACGAATGGTTAACCCCAGAAGCGACGGGGGGTTCAGAACTGGTTGTCCAAGAAATTCTACAGACGCTAGAGGCAGATTTATACGCCTTAATTGACTTTGAGTCTATCAACCCTGAAAGCTATTTGTATCAACGGCAAATTGGTACGACTTTTTTGCAGAACTTTCCGCTAGCGCGTCGAGGCGTGCAGAAATATTTGCCCTTGTTACCTTTAGCCATCGAACAACTCGATCTCCGCCAGTATGACGTAATTTTGTCCTCTTCCCATGCCGTCGCCAAAGGCGTCATTACCAGCCCTCACCAACTGCATATTTGTTATTGCCATACCCCCATGCGTTACGCTTGGGACTTAACCTTTGACTACTTGCAGGGGAGTAAAGCCGGAAAAGGCCTTCCCGGCATCTTGACGCGCTATCTGCTTCACCGGCTGCGCCAGTGGGATGTCATTTCCGCTAACCGAGTCGATTACTTTATTGCCAACTCTCAGCATACGGCTAAACGGATTTGGCGCTGCTATCGCCGTCCGGCTGAGGTCATTTATCCACCCGTCAACTTAGACCGCTTTCCGCTGCATCCTGAGAAACAAGATTTTTATCTCACCGTTTCCCGGCTGGTAAGTTATAAGCAAATTGAGGTGATTGTGGAGGCGTTTAATCAACTGGGTCAGGATTTGGTGATTATTGGCAGCGGCCCAGACTTCTCGCGCCTGCAACAACTGGCTAAACCTAATATTAAACTCTTAGGTTCCCAGCCCAACGCAGTTGTGGAAGAATACATGGCTAAAGCTAAGGGGTTCGTTTATGCGGCCTGCGAAGATTTTGGGATTGCCTTAGTGGAAGCACAAGCCTGTGGAACGCCGATTATTGCCTATGGCGGTGGGGGGGCGTTAGAAACGGTTAAAGACATCTACAGGTTCCCCCAGGAGGGGACAGGCTTATTTTTTGGCAAGCAAACCCCCCAAGATTTGGTGGAGGCGGTCAAAAGATTTGAACAAGTCCAAAATCAGTTTAATCCTCAAAAAGTGCGATCGCACGCCGAACACTTCTCCCCCCAAGCGTTTAGGCAACGTTATAGAGCGTTTATTGAGCATTGTCAGCAGGCCTTTAGCCCCCCAACTCAGTGA
- a CDS encoding lipopolysaccharide assembly protein LapB, whose protein sequence is MQKQTLFLVTLFAWGGFALGLPQGSSAVELIAQSRPTSASQRLNELLREGRKRVDAGDFMGAIALYQEAASLDGNNARIFAGIGYLKARQGDYRAAVDAYRRAVSLDTNNADFAYALGFSLASGGDYSAAASAYQRAIQLDPRNLNAHLGLGVVLLRQNDYNGAIRSYQQVLSIDPRNPDAYELIGALYLQQERYREAIEPLQQAAQLAPRKSSIQLKLASAWLAQNNLDAGRVALEEASRLEPNNPDIHFEIARLRQAQNDLQASLSAYRRVTALRPDHIDAHLAIADILTQQQDYLLAIVAYRKLIELAPNNPQAYYRLGLALQTRERRLEAREALEKARDLFRAQNQADGVRQVEEALRRLR, encoded by the coding sequence GTGCAAAAGCAGACTCTATTCTTGGTGACACTTTTCGCCTGGGGCGGTTTCGCTCTAGGTTTACCGCAAGGTTCTTCCGCTGTGGAGTTAATCGCCCAAAGCCGTCCAACCTCAGCGAGCCAGCGCCTCAACGAACTCCTGCGGGAAGGCCGCAAACGGGTAGATGCAGGAGACTTTATGGGAGCGATCGCGCTCTATCAAGAAGCCGCATCGCTCGATGGTAACAACGCTCGGATCTTCGCAGGAATTGGCTATCTCAAGGCGCGTCAGGGAGATTATAGAGCAGCCGTAGACGCCTATCGACGCGCTGTGAGTCTCGATACCAACAATGCTGATTTTGCTTATGCCCTGGGCTTTAGTTTAGCCAGCGGCGGCGATTATAGTGCGGCCGCTTCAGCTTACCAACGCGCTATCCAACTCGATCCTCGCAACCTGAATGCTCATTTGGGATTAGGGGTGGTACTCTTGCGCCAAAATGACTACAACGGGGCGATTCGCTCCTATCAGCAAGTTTTAAGCATCGATCCGCGCAACCCTGACGCCTACGAGTTAATTGGGGCGTTGTACCTACAACAGGAACGCTATCGCGAGGCCATTGAACCGTTACAGCAAGCCGCGCAGTTAGCCCCCCGTAAAAGTAGCATTCAGTTGAAATTAGCCAGCGCTTGGTTAGCTCAAAATAATTTGGATGCAGGGCGGGTGGCGCTAGAGGAGGCGTCGAGATTAGAACCCAATAACCCCGATATTCACTTTGAAATTGCACGGCTCAGACAAGCTCAAAATGACCTCCAGGCGTCGCTGTCGGCTTATCGGCGCGTGACGGCATTAAGGCCAGATCATATTGACGCGCATTTGGCGATCGCCGATATTCTGACGCAACAGCAAGATTACCTGTTAGCGATCGTCGCCTATCGCAAGCTGATCGAACTAGCCCCCAATAATCCCCAAGCTTACTATCGTTTGGGCTTGGCGCTCCAAACCAGAGAGCGCCGTTTGGAAGCCCGCGAAGCCCTAGAAAAAGCTCGCGATCTGTTCCGCGCCCAAAATCAAGCCGATGGGGTGAGGCAGGTCGAGGAAGCCCTGCGGAGACTGCGTTAG
- a CDS encoding ATP-dependent DNA helicase RecQ yields the protein MDFTEVQAAFEQIWGYPDFRPPQGEIVRTLLAQRDALIVMPTGGGKSICFQLPALLQTGLTLVVSPLVALMENQVQELRQKKLPAALLHGELPPFERRRTLQAIEEQKLRLLYLSPETLLSPPVWQRLSHPDIQIQGLILDEAHCLVQWGDTFRPTYRRLGSVRPSLLHSKPAGTKIAIAAFTATADPQAQQTIRQTLQLDNPEQFLLNPYRPNLHLSVKIAWTPKGRKQQLLNFIQAHPQQSGLVYVRTRPDSETLAQWLAAQSLKTAAYHAGLDPDARRQIEQAWLKDRLQFVVCTSAFGMGINKPDVRWVIHFHAPLLLSEYVQEVGRAGRDGKPAEALTLISEPTGWLDGEDKQRRAFFVDRMRSQLDKAQALAHKLPPTGEINPIKKQFKDSELCLSLLHSRGQLTWIDPFHYQILTHSQATKLPDTNNQAIQHMTQYLHERHCRWQFLLKNFGFASQKTSSPCGQCDNCTRR from the coding sequence ATGGATTTTACAGAAGTTCAAGCAGCCTTTGAACAGATTTGGGGCTATCCTGATTTTCGTCCTCCCCAAGGCGAAATTGTTCGCACCTTACTCGCCCAACGCGATGCTTTAATTGTGATGCCTACCGGGGGTGGGAAGTCGATTTGCTTTCAGCTTCCTGCTTTGTTACAAACGGGGTTAACCTTGGTGGTTTCGCCGCTAGTGGCGTTGATGGAAAACCAGGTTCAGGAATTGCGCCAAAAAAAGTTACCGGCGGCTTTACTTCACGGCGAGTTACCCCCCTTTGAACGTCGGCGAACCTTACAAGCGATTGAAGAACAAAAGCTAAGATTGCTTTATCTTTCCCCAGAAACGCTGTTAAGTCCTCCCGTTTGGCAGCGCTTAAGCCACCCGGATATTCAGATTCAGGGTTTAATTTTGGATGAGGCGCATTGTTTGGTGCAATGGGGAGATACCTTTAGACCGACTTATCGACGCTTAGGGAGTGTTCGACCCAGTTTATTGCACTCTAAACCCGCAGGCACGAAAATTGCGATCGCCGCCTTTACCGCCACTGCCGATCCGCAAGCCCAACAAACCATCCGCCAAACCTTACAATTAGACAATCCCGAACAATTTCTGCTCAACCCCTATCGCCCCAATCTGCATCTGAGCGTTAAAATTGCCTGGACGCCAAAAGGTCGCAAACAGCAACTCCTCAACTTTATTCAAGCGCATCCCCAACAAAGCGGCTTAGTCTACGTACGGACGCGCCCAGATAGCGAAACGTTAGCCCAATGGCTAGCCGCACAATCTCTCAAAACCGCAGCCTACCATGCCGGGTTAGACCCAGATGCCCGCCGCCAAATTGAGCAAGCTTGGTTAAAAGATAGACTGCAATTTGTGGTCTGTACTTCTGCCTTTGGGATGGGAATTAATAAACCTGATGTTCGCTGGGTGATTCACTTCCACGCACCTTTACTCCTTTCAGAATACGTGCAAGAGGTCGGACGTGCAGGTCGAGATGGAAAACCCGCAGAAGCTTTAACTTTAATTAGCGAACCGACGGGATGGCTGGATGGTGAGGATAAACAACGTCGGGCTTTTTTTGTAGACCGAATGCGATCGCAACTTGATAAAGCCCAAGCCCTAGCTCATAAATTACCACCCACCGGAGAGATTAACCCGATCAAAAAGCAATTTAAAGATAGCGAACTCTGTCTTTCTTTACTTCACAGTCGCGGACAACTCACTTGGATCGATCCATTCCACTATCAAATCTTGACTCATTCTCAAGCTACTAAATTGCCCGATACGAACAACCAAGCTATCCAGCACATGACCCAATATCTACACGAACGTCACTGCCGATGGCAATTTCTTTTGAAAAATTTTGGCTTTGCATCCCAGAAAACATCGTCCCCATGCGGACAATGCGATAATTGCACTCGGCGATAA
- the gmd gene encoding GDP-mannose 4,6-dehydratase, with protein MTQRKRALITGITGQDGSYLSEFLLEQGYEVHGLIRRTSTFNTDRIDHIYVDPHNPQARLFLHYGDLTDGTTLRRILEEVKPVEIYNLGAQSHVRVSFDSPEYTVDSVGMGTLRLLEAIRDYQQRTGIEVRFYQAGSSEMFGKVQEVPQTETTPFYPRSPYACAKVYAHWQTVNYRESYNLFACNGILFNHESPRRGETFVTRKITRAIARIVAGTQKKIYLGNLDSKRDWGYAKDYVRAMWLMLQQEQPDDYVIATGETHAITEFLDLAFTHVNLDWHDYVEFDERYLRPAEVDLLIGDPAKAKKQLGWEPSVTFEELVHLMVDADLQALGLASPNGDGSTSLDNAYIRHNVGSMVD; from the coding sequence ATGACCCAACGCAAACGCGCACTAATCACTGGTATTACTGGTCAAGATGGCTCTTATCTGAGCGAGTTTTTGTTAGAGCAAGGGTATGAAGTTCACGGGCTGATTCGGCGAACCTCAACGTTTAACACCGATCGCATTGACCATATCTATGTAGACCCTCACAACCCCCAAGCGCGACTTTTCCTCCATTACGGCGATTTGACGGATGGAACGACCTTGCGGCGCATTTTAGAAGAGGTGAAGCCTGTAGAAATTTACAACCTCGGCGCGCAGTCTCACGTTCGGGTGAGTTTTGACTCGCCAGAATATACGGTTGATTCGGTGGGGATGGGTACGTTGCGGTTGCTAGAAGCGATTCGCGACTATCAACAGCGTACGGGGATTGAAGTGCGTTTTTACCAAGCTGGATCTTCAGAGATGTTTGGTAAGGTTCAAGAGGTGCCGCAAACGGAAACGACGCCGTTTTATCCTCGCAGTCCCTATGCTTGCGCTAAGGTGTATGCTCACTGGCAAACGGTGAATTATCGCGAGTCTTATAATTTATTTGCTTGCAATGGGATTTTGTTTAACCACGAGTCGCCGCGCCGGGGCGAAACGTTTGTAACGCGTAAGATTACCCGCGCGATCGCTCGCATTGTTGCAGGAACCCAGAAAAAGATTTATCTGGGCAATTTAGACTCGAAGCGAGATTGGGGCTACGCTAAGGATTATGTCCGGGCAATGTGGCTGATGTTACAGCAAGAACAGCCTGATGATTACGTGATTGCGACGGGCGAAACTCATGCGATTACCGAGTTTCTCGATTTGGCGTTTACCCATGTCAATCTAGACTGGCATGATTATGTCGAGTTTGACGAACGCTATTTAAGACCCGCAGAAGTGGATTTATTAATTGGCGATCCGGCGAAGGCGAAGAAGCAACTAGGATGGGAACCCTCTGTGACGTTTGAGGAGTTAGTCCATTTAATGGTAGATGCCGATCTACAAGCCCTAGGTTTGGCTTCGCCGAATGGGGATGGCTCAACCTCCTTGGATAATGCCTACATCCGTCATAATGTCGGTAGTATGGTCGATTAA
- a CDS encoding heavy metal-associated domain-containing protein — protein MVVPNMVCDGCAEKITEAIKTVDSEAKINIDLPTKHVSVDTEVSLESIEQAITAVGYEVEP, from the coding sequence ATGGTAGTACCCAACATGGTTTGTGATGGCTGTGCTGAAAAAATTACAGAAGCCATTAAAACAGTAGACTCGGAAGCCAAAATTAATATTGACTTGCCGACTAAGCACGTTAGCGTAGATACGGAAGTGTCTTTAGAATCGATTGAACAAGCGATTACCGCCGTTGGTTATGAGGTAGAACCTTAA
- a CDS encoding sugar transferase, whose protein sequence is MTAESQLISGKTVRMLVRRGFKPLTFSGRRRGLSLKSLDGEFSKRLFDVLFSLSVLILFAPVYLLLTLLVVVSSKGSAFYVQQRVGKNYKPFACLKFRTMVENADEVLLEMMAKSPQMRQEYEDNFKLKHDPRITWIGKFLRVTSLDEFPQFWNVLMGDMSVVGPRPLVAEELPKYGSHIDKILTIRPGITGLWQVSGRNDIPYPRRVQIDLYYVNFRNIWMDLWIVVKTIGVIVFPKNNGAY, encoded by the coding sequence ATGACTGCCGAAAGTCAACTCATCTCCGGCAAGACTGTTCGGATGCTTGTGAGGCGCGGTTTTAAGCCACTCACGTTTTCCGGCCGGCGCAGAGGTCTATCTCTCAAAAGTCTAGACGGAGAATTTTCCAAGCGGCTGTTCGATGTCCTGTTTTCACTGTCGGTTCTTATTCTGTTTGCCCCGGTTTATCTACTTCTCACCCTGCTGGTTGTCGTCAGTTCAAAAGGGTCTGCCTTTTACGTCCAACAGCGGGTCGGGAAAAACTACAAGCCCTTTGCGTGCTTGAAATTTAGAACGATGGTGGAGAACGCGGACGAAGTGTTATTGGAGATGATGGCGAAATCTCCTCAGATGCGCCAAGAGTATGAGGATAACTTTAAGCTGAAGCATGACCCGCGAATTACCTGGATTGGTAAGTTTCTGCGGGTTACGAGTTTAGATGAGTTTCCCCAGTTTTGGAACGTGCTGATGGGTGATATGAGTGTAGTTGGGCCCCGTCCCCTAGTCGCTGAGGAATTGCCCAAATACGGTAGCCATATTGATAAGATCCTGACCATTCGACCCGGAATTACGGGTTTATGGCAGGTGTCCGGGCGTAATGACATTCCCTATCCTCGGAGAGTCCAGATTGATTTGTACTATGTCAACTTCCGTAACATCTGGATGGATCTGTGGATCGTCGTAAAAACGATTGGTGTTATTGTCTTCCCCAAAAATAACGGAGCCTACTAA
- a CDS encoding Crp/Fnr family transcriptional regulator yields the protein MVHSFASEAVAPSELRQLLEELYQGRGLSFYSNGQTIQMGSQDIWIVCRGVVLLSTLFPNGDEVLLGLASPSMPFGLPLTSIYSYHATALSDVDLMRLSVAEIEQSPTLSRSLWQHQSRRLRQTEAMLALVGHRRVKERLCQLLSLLKQEIGQPVAEGTRISVKLTHQNLANAIGTTRVTVTRLLGQLREEGWLSIDRNRYIILH from the coding sequence ATGGTTCACTCATTTGCTTCAGAGGCTGTTGCTCCTTCCGAGTTACGCCAACTGCTTGAAGAACTTTACCAAGGTCGAGGTCTGAGCTTTTACAGTAACGGTCAAACGATTCAGATGGGTTCTCAAGATATCTGGATTGTTTGTCGCGGTGTTGTTCTGTTGAGTACCTTATTTCCCAATGGCGATGAGGTGTTACTGGGTTTAGCCTCGCCTTCAATGCCTTTTGGTTTACCGCTAACCTCTATCTATTCTTATCATGCTACGGCGCTGTCTGATGTTGATTTGATGCGTTTAAGTGTAGCGGAGATTGAGCAGTCTCCTACGCTTTCTCGGAGTCTGTGGCAGCATCAAAGCCGTCGCTTGCGTCAAACAGAGGCGATGCTGGCGTTGGTTGGACACCGGCGAGTCAAGGAACGACTGTGCCAACTGTTGTCTTTATTGAAGCAAGAAATCGGTCAACCCGTTGCTGAGGGAACGCGCATCAGCGTGAAACTTACGCACCAGAATTTAGCCAATGCCATTGGGACAACTCGCGTTACGGTAACGCGCTTGCTCGGTCAGTTGCGGGAGGAAGGATGGTTAAGTATTGACCGCAATCGTTATATTATCCTGCATTGA
- a CDS encoding 5-formyltetrahydrofolate cyclo-ligase, whose product MDKRQLRRRLMQTRQSLSLGDWREKSDRICAHLQAFPRFAAATTRLAYFSSRQEPDLSPLFGDGRRWGFPRCVEKSLLWHAWKPGEALSQGMFGIFEPHAALALLEPQQVDLLLVPCVGCDRLGYRLGYGGGYYDRLLASPDWQNKPTIGIVFDFAFLPQLPVDAWDRPLDAICTEQGIFELVPHSC is encoded by the coding sequence ATGGATAAACGCCAACTCCGGCGAAGGTTGATGCAAACTCGCCAGTCTCTCAGCTTGGGGGATTGGCGGGAAAAAAGCGATCGCATTTGCGCCCATTTACAGGCGTTTCCTCGGTTTGCGGCTGCAACAACCCGGTTGGCTTATTTCAGTTCTCGCCAAGAACCGGATCTCAGCCCGCTGTTTGGCGATGGACGGCGGTGGGGGTTTCCTCGATGCGTGGAAAAATCGCTGCTGTGGCACGCCTGGAAGCCCGGAGAAGCCTTGAGTCAGGGGATGTTTGGTATTTTTGAGCCGCACGCCGCTTTAGCCCTCTTAGAGCCGCAACAGGTGGATCTTTTGCTGGTTCCGTGTGTGGGGTGCGATCGCCTGGGCTACCGTTTGGGTTACGGTGGAGGATATTACGATCGCCTCCTCGCGTCTCCAGACTGGCAAAATAAACCTACGATTGGGATTGTGTTTGATTTTGCCTTTTTACCCCAATTACCGGTTGATGCGTGGGATCGGCCCCTAGATGCCATTTGTACGGAACAGGGTATTTTTGAATTGGTACCCCACTCCTGTTGA
- a CDS encoding DsbA family protein, which produces MTDRAWLFQLKNIGQSSAKLLQQKSKLLACLIASLVFLTIALPAQAASNISPRLEEQVLQIIRNHPEVLIESVQAYQQQQQQQLQSAQQAFLEELQTNPRGIVGNSPYQGAEEFEIVLVEFSDFQCPYCAQASQTLKQFMAKHGDRVTLAYKHFPITPSHPEAMNAARVAWAAGQQGKFWEVHDALFQRQTELGENLYQELARKFNLDLEQFERDRTLADSAIAQDMQLAASLGISGTPFFVMNNQAFTGAIQLDELEDILARVSAS; this is translated from the coding sequence ATGACCGATCGCGCTTGGCTATTCCAGCTCAAAAACATAGGTCAGAGTAGCGCTAAACTTCTGCAACAAAAGAGCAAACTCTTGGCTTGCTTAATAGCTAGTTTAGTATTTTTGACGATTGCCTTACCGGCTCAAGCTGCAAGTAACATTAGCCCGCGTTTAGAAGAACAGGTTTTACAGATTATTCGCAACCACCCAGAAGTCTTAATCGAGTCGGTACAAGCCTATCAGCAACAGCAACAGCAGCAACTCCAATCGGCGCAACAGGCATTTCTCGAAGAGTTGCAAACTAACCCTAGGGGAATTGTCGGAAATTCTCCCTATCAGGGTGCTGAAGAGTTTGAGATTGTTTTGGTCGAATTTTCCGATTTCCAATGTCCCTATTGCGCTCAAGCCAGTCAAACGCTAAAGCAGTTTATGGCAAAACATGGCGATCGCGTTACCTTAGCCTACAAACACTTTCCCATTACCCCATCCCATCCGGAAGCCATGAATGCGGCGCGAGTGGCTTGGGCAGCCGGACAACAGGGTAAATTTTGGGAAGTTCACGATGCGCTATTTCAACGCCAAACCGAACTGGGGGAAAACCTGTATCAGGAACTCGCCCGCAAGTTTAATTTAGATTTAGAACAGTTTGAGCGCGATCGCACCTTAGCCGATAGTGCGATCGCGCAAGACATGCAACTGGCTGCGAGCTTAGGAATTTCCGGTACGCCCTTCTTTGTAATGAACAATCAAGCCTTCACCGGAGCCATTCAACTCGACGAACTCGAAGACATCCTCGCCCGCGTTAGCGCCAGTTAG
- a CDS encoding YbjQ family protein: protein MIVTTTDSVDGYVVESYLGIVTAEVVYGTNALRDFFAGIRDIVGGRTGSYEKVFEKGHQEAIAELRQRAQRLGADAILAVEVDTGSINVDQSGALLLVTATGTAVKLRR, encoded by the coding sequence ATGATCGTTACCACCACTGACTCCGTTGACGGATATGTTGTTGAGTCCTATTTGGGAATCGTTACGGCTGAAGTTGTCTATGGTACTAATGCTTTGCGCGATTTCTTTGCCGGGATTCGCGATATTGTTGGCGGACGTACCGGGAGTTATGAGAAAGTTTTTGAGAAAGGCCACCAAGAGGCGATCGCCGAATTGCGTCAGCGGGCACAACGGCTAGGCGCAGACGCAATTTTAGCGGTTGAAGTGGATACGGGCAGCATTAATGTCGATCAGTCGGGGGCGCTGTTACTGGTTACGGCAACAGGAACGGCTGTGAAGTTGCGCCGCTAG
- a CDS encoding GDP-L-fucose synthase: MVRLDLSDRRILVTGGAGFLGRQVVEQLHQAGANPEKITIVRSRDCDLRLPENCQKAVDQQDIIIHLAAHVGGIGLNREKPAELFYDNLMMGVHLIHAAHQVGVEKFVCVGTICAYPKFTPVPFKEDDLWNGYPEETNAPYGIAKKALLVQLQSYRQQYGLNGIFLLPVNLYGPEDNFNPNSSHVIPALIRKVHEAQQRGDKQLPVWGDGSPTREFLYSTDAARGIVMATQAYNEPEPVNLGTGYEISIRDLIELICELMDFEGEIVWETDKPNGQPRRCLDTERAKQAFGFQAEVEFKQGLKNTIDWYRQHADAL; this comes from the coding sequence ATGGTACGGTTAGATTTAAGCGATCGACGGATTTTAGTCACGGGTGGGGCAGGCTTTCTAGGACGGCAGGTGGTTGAACAACTGCACCAGGCAGGGGCAAATCCTGAGAAGATTACGATTGTGCGATCGCGCGATTGCGATCTTCGATTGCCCGAAAACTGTCAAAAAGCAGTCGATCAACAAGATATTATTATTCACCTCGCTGCCCATGTGGGCGGTATTGGGTTGAATCGGGAAAAACCTGCCGAACTGTTCTATGACAATCTGATGATGGGCGTCCATCTGATTCACGCTGCCCATCAAGTAGGCGTGGAAAAGTTTGTCTGTGTCGGCACAATTTGTGCTTATCCCAAATTCACCCCGGTACCGTTCAAAGAGGATGACCTGTGGAATGGTTATCCCGAAGAAACCAATGCACCTTACGGAATTGCCAAAAAGGCGCTGTTGGTACAACTCCAGTCTTACCGCCAGCAGTATGGATTGAACGGCATTTTCTTATTGCCGGTGAATCTTTATGGCCCAGAGGATAATTTTAACCCCAACAGTTCTCATGTGATTCCGGCGCTGATTCGCAAAGTCCATGAAGCCCAACAACGGGGCGATAAGCAATTACCGGTTTGGGGCGATGGTTCGCCAACGCGGGAATTTCTCTATTCCACGGATGCGGCGCGGGGGATTGTGATGGCAACCCAAGCTTACAATGAGCCTGAACCCGTTAATTTGGGGACGGGATACGAAATTTCGATCCGCGATTTGATCGAACTGATTTGCGAATTGATGGACTTTGAAGGCGAAATTGTCTGGGAAACGGATAAACCGAACGGACAGCCGCGCCGCTGCTTGGATACGGAACGCGCTAAACAGGCGTTTGGCTTTCAAGCAGAAGTGGAGTTTAAGCAGGGGCTGAAAAATACGATTGACTGGTATCGCCAACACGCTGATGCGCTGTAA
- the mtnA gene encoding S-methyl-5-thioribose-1-phosphate isomerase gives MTASTVQVYPVIWNEDRVLLIDQNRLPTEYVLVEISRYEDMAVAIRTMIVRGAPAIGVAAAYGLYLGARDVQTQERDEFFAQLESIAQQLRQTRPTAVNLFWAISRMMRTAYESLGTVDEIKEILLNTAKRINAEDLQTCQAIGTHGLEALPQTPEKLTILTHCNAGALATAGYGTSLSVVRTAWHSGRLKRVYADETRPRLQGAKLTAWECVQEGIPVTLITDSMAAHCMKLGLIDAVIVGADRIASNGDTANKIGTYSLAIAAKAHNLPFFVAAPLSTVDFKLSDGSQIPIEERDPAEIYKIGETVICAAGTEFYNPAFDVTPAELITAILTEYGAVKPQELKDFQAKQIS, from the coding sequence ATGACAGCTTCTACCGTTCAGGTTTATCCCGTTATCTGGAATGAAGACCGCGTTTTACTGATCGATCAAAATCGTCTCCCAACCGAATATGTCTTAGTCGAGATTAGTCGTTACGAAGACATGGCCGTTGCCATTCGGACGATGATTGTTCGGGGGGCCCCAGCCATTGGAGTTGCAGCCGCTTATGGACTGTACTTAGGGGCGCGGGATGTGCAAACTCAAGAACGCGATGAGTTTTTTGCTCAACTCGAATCGATCGCGCAACAATTACGTCAAACCCGCCCAACGGCGGTGAATCTATTTTGGGCGATTTCGCGGATGATGCGAACCGCCTACGAAAGCTTGGGAACGGTCGATGAAATTAAGGAAATCTTGCTCAATACTGCCAAGCGCATCAACGCTGAAGACTTGCAAACCTGTCAAGCCATTGGCACGCACGGGCTAGAAGCTTTACCGCAAACGCCAGAAAAGCTGACGATTCTGACCCATTGCAACGCCGGGGCCTTAGCGACGGCCGGTTATGGAACGTCCCTCAGCGTTGTGCGAACGGCATGGCATAGCGGCCGCCTCAAGCGCGTGTATGCTGATGAAACCCGCCCTCGCCTGCAAGGGGCGAAGTTAACGGCTTGGGAATGCGTTCAAGAAGGCATCCCCGTAACCTTGATTACCGATAGTATGGCCGCGCACTGCATGAAGTTAGGCTTGATTGATGCGGTGATTGTGGGGGCGGATCGGATCGCGTCCAATGGCGACACGGCGAATAAGATTGGGACTTATAGTTTAGCGATCGCCGCTAAGGCCCATAATTTGCCCTTCTTTGTCGCCGCGCCTCTCTCGACGGTAGACTTTAAGCTATCGGATGGCAGCCAAATCCCCATCGAAGAACGCGATCCGGCTGAGATTTACAAAATTGGCGAAACCGTCATCTGTGCGGCGGGAACTGAGTTTTATAACCCGGCTTTTGATGTCACGCCAGCCGAGTTAATTACAGCCATTCTCACCGAATATGGTGCTGTTAAGCCGCAAGAGTTGAAAGATTTTCAAGCCAAACAAATCAGCTAA